In Nasonia vitripennis strain AsymCx unplaced genomic scaffold, Nvit_psr_1.1 unplaced0001, whole genome shotgun sequence, a single genomic region encodes these proteins:
- the LOC116418050 gene encoding putative uncharacterized protein DDB_G0274405: MDKNRMNELELVIEELLEKGRDTLEKEQNVENNNNNNEEKESVREDGAGEKEEGELDIENSEEENNNNNKGGGLGNIKRDYLKVMPEKLGEGELEWEMTERKNRKKNIFIRGVRTVEARIKEEIKGIIKEKLEAIYIKKVRAIGGGLVVELESMENKIEAMRKRGMLKGMNVWIEDDLTEREKEIQNWLKMIAEEERGRGLETQV, translated from the coding sequence atGGATAAAAACAGAATGAACGAGCTTGAATTAGTGATAGAAGAGTTGTTAGAAAAAGGGAGGGACACATTGGAAAAAGAACAGAATGtcgaaaataacaataataataatgaggAAAAAGAGTCGGTGCGCGAGGACGGAGCAGGCGAAAAGGAAGAGGGCGAGTTAGATATTGAAAACAGCGAGgaagagaataataataataataagggAGGAGGTCTAGGAAATATAAAAAGGGATTATTTGAAGGTTATGCCAGAGAAGTTAGGGGAAGGAGAATTAGAATGGGAAAtgacagagagaaaaaacagaaagaaaaacatatttattagGGGAGTAAGAACGGTAGAGGCTAGAATAAAAGAGGAAATTAAGggaattataaaagaaaaactagaGGCTATTTATATCAAGAAAGTGAGAGCGATAGGGGGTGGATTAGTAGTAGAGTTAGAGTctatggaaaataaaatagaagcGATGAGAAAGAGGGGCATGTTAAAAGGGATGAATGTGTGGATAGAAGATGATCTAACGGAAAGAGAAAAGGAGATACAAAATTGGCTAAAAATGATTGCAGAAGAGGAAAGGGGAAGGGGCCTAGAAACGCAGGTATGA